Genomic segment of Desertifilum tharense IPPAS B-1220:
ACGGGTTATGGATTGAATCCACCTCCCCCATCGTGGCGGATAATACCTTTGCGGGCAATAGTCATGATGGCGTTTCCGTGAATGGTACGGCGGCTCCAATCGTTCGTAACAATCATTTCCGAGACAATGGAGCCAATGGGATTACCGTGTTTGGAAGTTCCCGCCCAGAAGTGCTAGATAATCTGTTTGAGAATACCGGATTTGGGATTAATATCTCTCAAAGATCGGTACCCACCATTTCAGGCAACCGGATTCTCCGCAACCGAGACGGAATTGTCGTCCAAGCTTCTGCACTGCCGATTCTTCGCAACAATACCATTGAGGGAAATGAGCGCTATGGGCTAGTGGCGATCGCCCAATCTCAACCCAATCTGGGGACAGCCTCTCAAGCAGGGGGCAACGTTTTCCGCAATAATGGCGAACTCGATATTCATGCCAAAGCTTCTAGCCAAACCATCCCAGTTTTTGGCAACCAATTTAATGCTAGCCGGACTAGCGGCCGCCTCGACTTAGACGGTATGACCAACTTAGTCACGCCAGAACCCCTGATTGCTAGCAACCGCCCCTCCCCCGGTTTAATTCCCCGTCCGGCAGCCAGCGAACCGCCGACCAATAGCGGTGGGGGTTCGGCCGCGAATTTCCCCGTTCCGACCAACATTACTCCCTCTCCCGCGCCTGCTGCTACCCCACCCGTGGGCGGGAATAGCCGCTTAACCCTGCCTCCTCAAACGCGAGCAGTGACGCCTGTTAATAATCCTCTTCCCAACAATTCAGCGATTCCCATTCAGGTACCGACTCCCTCTGGTTCCGGCACTCAAGCCGGTTCTGTGAGCGCTCAAGTTCCGGTTTTAGGGCCTTTACCCGTCCCGAATGGGAATGCGCCAATTGGCAATGCAGGGAACTTGGGAACCGTCCGCATTCAAGCCACCCCTGGCGCTCAATCTCCCAATAACCCACCCCCGCCGCCGACGCGAGGTTCAGCGATGGGTCTGAGTTACCGGGTGGTTGTTGATGCCACGACAACGGCAGAACAGAACCGAGTGCGATCGCTCGTTCCTGGCGCATTCCGCACCACCTCCAATGGTCGCACCGTCATGCAAGTCGGCGCTTTTTCCGACCGGATCAAAGCCGACGAACTGCTGCAAAGCTTGAATAGCCGAGGCGTCAGAGCCAGATTAGAAGAATACTAAAGGCAACCTATCCTCCACAACTGCTCTAAGCTGTGGAGGATTAACGCGAGTTCACAGTTGGCTGACTACCCAGTTAAAGGTTTCAATCACTCGCGTCAAAGCTAGCTCATCTTGGACGGTAGACAGTTGAAAACTGGGCAAGCGTCGTTCGCTGGCATCTGCTGGCAGCGATAAACCAATATCGCTCAAGCGGTTTCTTAACTCTAACCAGCGCTCCTCGGTTGAAAACGGGGCAAGGACTGCGTAGTTGCTAGAGTTAATTTGCAAGCCGCCATGAATGCCAACGCTGAATAACTCTTGCGGGGCGCTGGTTTTGGGATGGATCGAGACGGCAAAGCCGCCGTAATTATCGCCCATTCCCCATTGCAATTCCAACAGGGG
This window contains:
- a CDS encoding DUF1565 domain-containing protein yields the protein MSVRQPQTQDLNQSESLSSGFMYRLLGCTLILSASLLPGMAVQANPGNSSTNASIVAQAERTQLYVNPASGSDASGRGNTQAPFKTLTHALKVAKADTVIQLAPGTYSTETGEVFPIVMKSGVTIVGNPSTKGEGIVIRGGDRYLSPTFAGQNVTVLGANASAIAGVTITNPNPRGYGLWIESTSPIVADNTFAGNSHDGVSVNGTAAPIVRNNHFRDNGANGITVFGSSRPEVLDNLFENTGFGINISQRSVPTISGNRILRNRDGIVVQASALPILRNNTIEGNERYGLVAIAQSQPNLGTASQAGGNVFRNNGELDIHAKASSQTIPVFGNQFNASRTSGRLDLDGMTNLVTPEPLIASNRPSPGLIPRPAASEPPTNSGGGSAANFPVPTNITPSPAPAATPPVGGNSRLTLPPQTRAVTPVNNPLPNNSAIPIQVPTPSGSGTQAGSVSAQVPVLGPLPVPNGNAPIGNAGNLGTVRIQATPGAQSPNNPPPPPTRGSAMGLSYRVVVDATTTAEQNRVRSLVPGAFRTTSNGRTVMQVGAFSDRIKADELLQSLNSRGVRARLEEY